The Paramisgurnus dabryanus chromosome 3, PD_genome_1.1, whole genome shotgun sequence genome includes a window with the following:
- the LOC135761077 gene encoding E3 SUMO-protein ligase ZBED1-like: MAEGKDKNKRQRMSKVWDHYTLKKEENKVQCVYCKVDLAFHSSTTSMIQHLNRKHPLHAVSPSVAETSTSQMSMDNFVRPAQSCTVQEAAIFTESILNMLVTDMRPLSMVEDKGFRDMISTFNPKYNLPSRTYFTQLMEKKHRDITEKLKAVLKQTDYVALTTDIWTSVATEAYLGVTCHFLGEDWEMKSLSLTTMPLEERHTAANIADWLEETTAKFEIPLVKVKAVVHDNGANVVAAARILRERHVWASVRCAGHTLNLVVQSTLKNKTIASCVGSARCLVEHFKKSELACTKLKEKQQQMGNPSLMLIQDVSTRWNSTYHMLSRLLEQRWPVTAALSDPAVNPRGKHHYLDLKPEQWHISEELTQVLGPFEGATEFLSGEQYVTLSALPQLVQNLKKSTLAAEPETAPVKAFQASAAQQITERWQGLYEFLPDSPNPVLLAAALDPRFRKLKFLPVEEVLKVQTTIQSMALAARKDSKQTHVRVEEATATTSATHTTGRSHQKSILGSSSEDEDEGEDEDEQINRAVQREVLEYFGEQPISKKDNPLPWWRKNQERYPSLAQLAKAFLGIPATSTPSERLFSAAGNIASKRRASLSAEHVDMLTFLHCNYKLL; this comes from the exons ATGGCGGAGGGTAAAGATAAAAATAAACGGCAGAGAATGTCTAAAGTTTGGGAtcattacactcttaaaaaagaagagaacaaggtgcaaTGTGTCTACTGCAAAGTCGACCTGGCATTCCACAGCAGCACAACTTCAATGATCCAGCATCTGAACCGAAAGCATCCGCTTCATGCTGTTTCACCAAGCGTTGCTGAAACAAG CACATCACAAATGAGTATGGACAACTTTGTTCGTCCAGCTCAGTCATGCACCGTTCAAGAGGCAGCGATTTTTACAGAGAGCATTTTGAACATGCTTGTGACCGATATGAGACCACTGTCCATGGTGGAAGACAAGGGATTTAGAGACATGATCTCAACTTTTAATCCTAAATACAACCTGCCATCAAGAACATATTTCACACAACTGATGGAGAAGAAACACAGAGACATCAcagaaaaattaaaagctgtCCTAAAGCAAACAGACTATGTTGCTTTGACAACAGACATTTGGACCAGTGTGGCAACAGAGGCCTACCTGGGGGTGACATGCCACTTCTTAGGGGAAGATTGGGAGATGAAGTCCCTCTCTTTAACCACAATGCCCTTAGAAGAGAGACACACTGCAGCCAACATTGCAGACTGGCTAGAGGAGACAACTGCCAAATTTGAGATTCCACTTGTAAAGGTAAAGGCAGTTGTCCATGACAATGGGGCCAATGTGGTGGCAGCAGCAAGAATTCTTAGAGAGAGGCATGTGTGGGCTTCTGTGAGATGTGCAGGGCATACTTTAAATTTAGTTGTGCAGAGCAcactcaaaaacaaaacaattgctAGTTGTGTGGGTTCTGCTAGGTGCTTAGTGGAACACTTCAAGAAGAGTGAACTGGCCTGCACTAAGCTTAAAGAAAAACAACAGCAGATGGGAAATCCATCACTCATGTTGATACAGGATGTCAGTACCCGGTGGAACAGTACGTATCACATGTTATCAAGACTCCTAGAACAGCGATGGCCTGTGACTGCAGCTCTCTCCGATCCAGCAGTCAATCCAAGAGGTAAACACCACTACCTGGATCTAAAGCCAGAGCAGTGGCACATCAGTGAGGAGTTGACACAGGTCCTTGGGCCATTTGAAGGAGCTACAGAGTTTCTTAGTGGAGAACAGTATGTCACCCTCTCTGCTCTTCCACAGCTGGTCCAAAACCTTAAAAAGTCCACACTGGCTGCAGAACCCGAAACCGCACCAGTGAAGGCATTCCAGGCTTCTGCTGCACAGCAGATCACAGAGAGGTGGCAAGGGCTGTATGAATTTCTACCTGATTCTCCCAACCCTGTCCTTCTTGCTGCTGCTTTGGACCCCAGGTTTAGAAAACTGAAGTTCTTGCCTGTGGAAGAGGTGTTGAAGGTCCAAACTACTATTCAATCAATGGCACTAGCTGCCAGAAAGGACTCAAAACAGACACATGTAAGGGTAGAGGAAGCCACTGCCACCACATCAGCTACACACACTACAGGTAGATCACATCAGAAAAGTATTCTGGGATCATCATCAGAGGATGAGGATGAAGGAGAGGATGAGGATGAGCAGATTAACAGAGCAGTGCAGAGGGAGGTCTTGGAGTATTTTGGTGAACAGCCTATTTCCAAAAAGGATAATCCACTGCCATGGTGGAGAAAAAATCAAGAAAGATATCCAAGCTTGGCACAGCTGGCAAAGGCTTTCTTGGGGATCCCAGCAACATCAACACCTTCAGAGCGCTTGTTCTCTGCTGCTGGGAACATTGCCTCAAAACGTAGGGCAAGCCTAAGTGCTGAGCATGTGGATATGTTGACATTTCTCCATTGCAACTATAAGCTGTTGTAA